The proteins below are encoded in one region of Ereboglobus luteus:
- the thiE gene encoding thiamine phosphate synthase, with amino-acid sequence MKQPDYTLYMVTDMPSVYKKGFLESIEAAVAGGVSIVQYRTDGGTKRELYENGMAVRDLLKRLGVPLIINDHVDLALALDADGVHIGQGDLPAPVVRRLIGKDKLLGLSTSNREQVLAVDKTVVDYIGIGPVFPTQSKRNAPPAIGAADLAALVALAPVPNVAIGGITVETAPAIYATGVTGIAIVSALSYANDIQAAAKALREGGIKK; translated from the coding sequence ATGAAACAACCCGATTACACACTCTACATGGTCACCGACATGCCGTCGGTTTATAAAAAGGGATTCCTCGAATCCATCGAAGCCGCCGTCGCGGGCGGCGTCTCCATCGTGCAATACCGCACCGATGGCGGCACGAAACGCGAGCTTTACGAAAACGGCATGGCCGTGCGCGACCTGCTCAAGCGCCTCGGCGTGCCGCTCATCATCAACGACCATGTCGATCTCGCGCTCGCGCTCGATGCCGACGGCGTGCACATCGGCCAGGGCGATTTGCCCGCGCCCGTTGTCCGCCGTCTCATCGGCAAAGACAAGCTGCTCGGCCTCTCCACATCCAATCGCGAGCAGGTCCTCGCGGTTGACAAGACCGTCGTCGACTACATCGGCATCGGCCCCGTTTTCCCGACGCAATCCAAGCGCAACGCCCCGCCCGCAATCGGTGCCGCCGACCTCGCCGCGCTCGTCGCGCTCGCCCCCGTGCCCAATGTCGCCATCGGCGGCATCACCGTGGAAACCGCGCCCGCCATTTATGCGACCGGCGTGACCGGCATCGCCATCGTCTCGGCGCTCTCCTACGCAAACGACATCCAGGCCGCCGCCAAGGCGCTCCGCGAAGGCGGGATCAAAAAATAA
- the thiD gene encoding bifunctional hydroxymethylpyrimidine kinase/phosphomethylpyrimidine kinase, whose protein sequence is MIPNVLTIATTDPSGGAGVLADLKAFSANGAYGMGVLAALTAQNTQTVTGIYPIPLDFITRQIDTLYADVRVDSVKIGMLGTAEITRRVAADLRRHNAKRIVIDPVMVSKSKHQLLAHDAIESLRGELFPLAEIITPNIPETEVLLGCAPIKNLDDMRKAARALRELGPRIVMVKGGHLDGAESIDIVDDGVTQTELRAPRIATKNTHGTGCTLSAAIAAQLPQCATPLDAIRAAKAYLTRAIEASGALDVGSGHGPTHHFWNLWK, encoded by the coding sequence ATGATTCCAAACGTTCTCACGATCGCAACCACCGACCCGTCGGGCGGCGCCGGCGTGCTCGCCGACCTAAAGGCATTTTCCGCAAACGGCGCCTACGGCATGGGCGTGCTCGCCGCGCTCACGGCGCAAAACACGCAAACCGTCACCGGCATTTATCCAATTCCCCTCGATTTTATCACGAGGCAAATCGACACGCTGTATGCCGACGTGCGCGTTGACTCGGTGAAAATCGGCATGCTCGGCACCGCCGAGATCACGCGTCGCGTCGCCGCCGACCTCCGCCGCCACAACGCGAAACGCATCGTCATCGATCCCGTCATGGTGTCCAAAAGCAAACACCAGCTGCTCGCCCATGACGCCATCGAATCGCTCCGCGGCGAACTCTTTCCCCTCGCCGAAATCATCACGCCCAACATCCCCGAAACCGAGGTGCTCCTCGGCTGCGCGCCGATAAAAAATCTCGACGACATGCGCAAAGCCGCGCGCGCCCTGCGCGAGCTCGGCCCGCGCATTGTCATGGTAAAAGGCGGCCATCTCGACGGCGCCGAAAGCATCGACATCGTTGATGACGGCGTCACGCAAACCGAGCTCCGCGCCCCGCGCATCGCCACAAAAAACACGCACGGCACCGGCTGCACGCTCTCCGCCGCGATCGCCGCCCAGCTCCCGCAGTGCGCCACGCCGCTCGACGCAATCCGCGCCGCCAAAGCCTACCTCACACGCGCCATCGAAGCCTCCGGCGCGCTCGACGTCGGCTCCGGCCACGGCCCGACGCACCATTTTTGGAATCTGTGGAAGTAG
- a CDS encoding 6-phosphofructokinase, which translates to MKPSKKNPKSSKKKTCIGVLTAGGDSPGLNAAIRAIGKTAIGKGWNVIGFRDGFLGMLEDRWVELKKEDLANILTVGGTVLGTSRLKPHRMETPKGPVDVRDKLVATYKRHKLTALVCIGGGGTHKNALKLAEKGLNIVTLPKTIDNDVAHTDSTIGFATALEIATDAIDRLHSTAHSHHRIILAEIMGHRAGWLAMGAGLAGGADVILVPEIPYDVNKIAAAIKRRVARGTKFSIVAVAEGARSIEDTRAYEAARQAGKSATNAAQKRIAKTVIAKLDADHEDNIFRLARQLNTLTGLDSRVSILGYIQRGGTPSHRDRLLGTRLGATCVEMIADGKFGIMVGVDGDRITTTPISKVAGNLKTLPPDHPLIRSARHLGTNLGD; encoded by the coding sequence ATGAAGCCGTCGAAAAAGAATCCCAAATCATCCAAAAAGAAAACGTGCATTGGAGTTCTCACCGCCGGGGGCGACAGTCCTGGCCTCAACGCGGCCATCCGCGCCATCGGCAAAACCGCCATCGGCAAAGGCTGGAACGTCATCGGGTTTCGCGACGGATTCCTCGGCATGCTTGAGGATCGCTGGGTCGAGTTGAAAAAGGAGGACCTTGCAAACATCCTCACAGTCGGCGGCACTGTGCTCGGCACGAGCCGGCTCAAGCCCCACCGCATGGAAACGCCGAAAGGCCCCGTCGATGTGCGCGACAAACTCGTGGCCACCTACAAGCGCCACAAGCTCACCGCGCTCGTTTGCATCGGCGGCGGAGGCACGCACAAAAACGCGCTCAAGCTCGCCGAAAAGGGCCTCAACATTGTCACGCTGCCAAAGACAATCGACAACGACGTCGCGCACACCGACTCCACCATCGGCTTCGCCACCGCGCTCGAAATCGCAACCGACGCCATCGACCGCCTGCACAGCACCGCGCACAGCCACCACCGCATCATCCTCGCCGAAATCATGGGGCACCGCGCCGGCTGGCTCGCCATGGGCGCCGGCCTCGCGGGCGGCGCGGACGTGATCCTCGTCCCTGAAATCCCCTACGATGTGAACAAAATCGCCGCGGCCATCAAACGCCGCGTCGCGCGGGGCACGAAGTTTAGCATCGTGGCCGTCGCCGAGGGCGCGCGCTCCATCGAGGACACGCGGGCCTACGAGGCCGCGCGCCAGGCCGGCAAAAGCGCGACCAACGCCGCGCAAAAACGCATCGCCAAAACCGTGATCGCCAAGCTCGACGCCGATCACGAGGACAACATCTTTCGCCTCGCCCGCCAGCTCAACACGCTCACCGGTCTCGACTCGCGTGTATCCATTCTTGGTTACATCCAGCGCGGGGGCACGCCCTCCCACCGCGACCGGCTCCTCGGCACCCGCCTCGGCGCGACCTGCGTGGAAATGATCGCCGACGGCAAGTTTGGCATCATGGTCGGGGTCGACGGCGACCGCATCACGACAACCCCGATTTCAAAAGTCGCCGGAAACCTGAAAACACTC